The following coding sequences lie in one Primulina huaijiensis isolate GDHJ02 chromosome 2, ASM1229523v2, whole genome shotgun sequence genomic window:
- the LOC140971175 gene encoding zinc finger protein JACKDAW-like translates to MSGDVFSIPISSTKVFPQEQEQNPNPKYSSTNPSAKKRRNLPGTPDPDAEVIALSPGTLMTKNRFICEICNKGFQRDQNLQLHRRGHNLPWKLKQRANKDQIRKKVYICPEKTCVHHDPARALGDLTGVKKHYSRKHGEKKWKCEKCSKKYAVQSDWKAHSKTCGTREYKCDCGTLFSRRDSFITHRAFCDALAEESARNITTIGTNNLNFRNEHSLNGNLMNLQPSISHLGTGFGSIFGAGNSILGDNHDSQHKSRLPLWLDHQRNTPNSSLFIPSNSTPFPEMMQMGSNNLFGYGNLSLSPLPQSQSLKEETFLSKGNADTNTSNTILADSVSPLYSSENQMHHAGPKSSSSAPMSATALLQKAAQMGSTKSNPTFFGNTVGVLMNTSSPSSSSTNALFFSNPFTQNRSELHQVFGKQPDMIQTTSGLHGVVDQNGLTRDFLGMGRGGGGGDPFFSPELEKFVSMSSPVGLSQFTGKSIDEL, encoded by the exons ATGTCCGGTGATGTGTTTTCTATTCCTATTTCTTCAACCAAAGTCTTCCCTCAAGAACAAGAGcaaaaccctaaccctaaaTACAGCTCAACCAACCCTTCGGCCAAGAAGAGAAGAAATCTACCGGGAACACCTG ATCCAGATGCAGAAGTCATCGCTCTCTCGCCGGGGACACTCATGACCAAGAACAGATTCATCTGCGAAATCTGCAACAAAGGTTTCCAGAGAGACCAGAATCTTCAGCTCCACAGAAGGGGCCACAATCTTCCATGGAAGCTGAAGCAAAGAGCAAACAAGGACCAAATCAGGAAAAAGGTGTACATCTGCCCGGAGAAAACCTGTGTCCACCACGACCCGGCGCGAGCACTAGGAGATTTAACAGGCGTTAAGAAGCACTACAGCAGAAAACATGGCGAGAAGAAGTGGAAATGCGAGAAATGCTCCAAGAAGTATGCGGTTCAGTCGGATTGGAAAGCTCACTCCAAGACTTGTGGGACTAGGGAGTATAAGTGCGACTGTGGCACACTTTTTTCCAG GAGAGATAGTTTCATCACACACAGAGCTTTTTGTGATGCCTTAGCCGAGGAAAGTGCAAGAAATATCACAACTATAGGAACAAACAATCTGAACTTCAGAAATGAGCATAGTTTGAATGGGAATTTGATGAACCTCCAGCCTAGTATTTCTCATCTCGGGACCGGTTTTGGATCAATTTTCGGGGCCGGAAACTCCATTCTAGGGGACAATCACGATAGTCAACACAAGTCAAGACTACCGCTATGGTTGGATCATCAGAGGAATACTCCGAATTCAAGCCTTTTCATTCCTTCGAATTCGACCCCGTTCCCTGAAATGATGCAAATGGGATCCAACAATTTGTTCGGATACGGAAATCTGTCTCTCTCGCCTTTGCCTCAGTCGCAAAGCTTGAAGGAGGAGACGTTTTTGAGCAAGGGGAATGCAGATACGAATACGAGTAACACGATATTGGCTGATTCAGTGTCACCTCTTTACAGCTCCGAGAATCAAATGCACCACGCTGGTCCAAAATCTTCGTCGTCGGCTCCGATGTCCGCCACAGCGCTGCTACAGAAGGCGGCGCAAATGGGGTCAACTAAAAGCAACCCTACATTTTTTGGCAACACCGTCGGCGTACTGATGAATACTTCTTCTCCTTCATCTTCTTCCACCAATGCACTATTTTTCAGCAATCCTTTCACTCAGAACAGAAGCGAATTGCACCAGGTTTTCGGCAAACAACCGGACATGATTCAAACTACTAGCGGGTTGCATGGAGTGGTGGATCAGAATGGTTTAACGAGGGATTTTCTTGGCATGGGAagaggcggcggcggcggcgacCCCTTTTTCTCACCTGAGCTGGAGAAATTTGTTTCGATGAGTTCACCGGTGGGACTCAGCCAGTTCACTGGCAAATCAATAGATGAATTATAG
- the LOC140971177 gene encoding fasciclin-like arabinogalactan protein 11 — translation MKHIFSLFSLLFIFLLQSTPTSAQSPAVAPASPGPTNLTAILEKARQFTTFIRLLQTTKVADQIDTQLDTSNQGLTIFAPTDNAFSNLKPGTLNSFTDEQKVELIQFHVVPSFFSPSQFQTVSNPLRTQAGGSEGAFPLNVTANGSQVNITTGVTNATLANSVYSDNQLAVYQVDQVLLPLIFFQSPPPAPAPLKSKKATSSPDSSSGTDDGSPSDSSGENCLSKNQFFAFISSIVLVLLALS, via the coding sequence atgaagcaTATTTTCTCCCTATTTTCTCTTCTTTTCATCTTCCTCCTCCAATCCACCCCCACTTCCGCCCAGTCTCCGGCAGTCGCCCCCGCATCACCAGGGCCAACCAACCTCACTGCGATCCTCGAGAAAGCCAGACAATTCACGACCTTCATTCGCCTTTTACAAACCACGAAAGTGGCTGATCAAATCGACACACAGCTCGACACCTCGAACCAAGGCCTTACCATCTTCGCCCCGACCGATAACGCCTTCTCCAATCTCAAACCAGGCACACTCAACTCCTTCACCGACGAGCAGAAAGTCGAGCTGATACAGTTCCACGTCGTACCTTCGTTCTTCTCGCCGTCGCAGTTCCAAACCGTGAGTAATCCTCTACGTACTCAGGCCGGCGGAAGCGAAGGAGCATTCCCCTTAAACGTGACTGCAAATGGAAGTCAAGTGAATATAACCACCGGAGTGACTAATGCAACGTTAGCCAATTCTGTGTATAGCGACAACCAGTTGGCTGTGTATCAGGTGGACCAAGTGTTGCTCCCACTCATCTTTTTCCAGTCGCCTCCGCCAGCTCCGGCACCGCTGAAGTCCAAGAAAGCTACCTCGTCACCGGATTCTTCATCAGGAACCGATGATGGCAGCCCGTCGGATTCTTCCGGGGAAAattgtttgtccaaaaaccaGTTTTTTGCATTCATCTCCAGTATTGTACTGGTTTTGCTTGCACTTTCTTGA
- the LOC140971176 gene encoding probable E3 ubiquitin-protein ligase LOG2 → MGNIGSNGVHGRRRNLGRRSPPPPPTPQDPQPDITANRYVFAAATPYPPPQYPSPNAPPYYQYPGYFPPPPPASMPVPLHAPYDHHHAAAHVNWVHGRYPYGPVMHPPAQPYVEHQKAVTIRNDVNLKKETLRIEPDGENPGKYLVAFTFDAEVAGRITIIFFAKEGEDCCLTPMKETLHPPVTVHFEQGLAQKFKQPYGTGIDLGMFEEREFSKDSDLDIYPLAIKAEASPNNHSGNSDNGSTNSQITQALFAKDKDRYRVRVVKQLLWVNGMRYELQEIYGIGNSVEDEFDGNDPGKECVICLSEPRDTTVLPCRHMCMCSECAKVLRFQTNRCPICRQPVERLLEIKVSNGADE, encoded by the exons ATGGGTAATATTGGGAGCAACGGAGTGCACGGGCGGAGGAGAAATCTGGGCCGGCGGAGTCCTCCGCCGCCGCCTACGCCGCAGGATCCGCAACCGGATATCACGGCCAACCGATATGTTTTTGCGGCAGCGACGCCGTACCCTCCACCGCAATACCCTAGCCCGAACGCCCCGCCTTATTACCAGTACCCGGGTTACTTCCCGCCGCCACCGCCTGCATCGATGCCGGTGCCTTTGCATGCTCCGTACGATCACCACCACGCGGCGGCGCACGTCAATTGGGTTCACGGGAGGTACCCATATGGACCCGTGATGCATCCTCCGGCACAACCGTACGTGGAACATCAGAAAGCGGTTACGATTCGTAATGATGTTAATCTGAAGAAGGAAACCTTAAGAATCGAGCCCGATGGGGAGAACCCAGGAAAGTATCTCGTTGCATTTACATTCGATGCCGAGGTTGCTGGAAG AATTACCATAATTTTCTTTGCTAAGGAGGGTGAAGATTGCTGCTTGACTCCAATGAAAGAAACCTTGCACCCACCCGTCACCGTGCATTTTGAACAAGGTCTGGCCCAGAAGTTTAAACAACCATATGGAACTGGAATTGACCTTGGAATGTTTGAGGAGAGGGAATTCTCCAAAGATAGTGACTTGGACATTTACCCTCTGGCTATTAAGGCAGAGGCATCCCCCAATAACCACAGCGGAAATTCAGACAACGGATCAACAAATTCCCAGATAACTCAAGCCCTTTTTGCAAAGGATAAAGACAGATATCGAGTTAGGGTGGTGAAGCAACTATTGTGGGTGAATGGCATGAGGTACGAGTTACAGGAGATTTACGGGATTGGAAATTCGGTTGAGGATGAATTCGATGGAAATGATCCTGGAAAAGAATGTGTTATATGTCTTTCAGAACCTCGAGACACTACTGTCCTTCCTTGTAGACATATG TGTATGTGCAGCGAATGTGCAAAAGTTTTGAGGTTCCAAACGAACCGATGCCCAATTTGCAGACAGCCCGTCGAGCGACTCCTCGAGATCAAGGTAAGCAATGGGGCTGATGAATGA
- the LOC140971180 gene encoding putative serine/threonine-protein kinase isoform X1 — MKQLVSSFWDCFHPAPLLVMNCNGEDDKEEEEQVVRSQTIRSPNLRVFSYNELKAATRGFKNKIGQGGFGSVYKVIININNDVEYYYRFPVLYVVNPQSQLCENLQGRLIGDKFVAVKVLSVEVESMRGEREFVSEITALSDLRHENLVTLKGCCVDGAQRLLVYDYMENNSLNHTFLGSEKNRVKFTWELRKRVTLGTAEGLCYLHEVINPHIVHRDIKGSNILLDQNFTPKLADFGLARLFRDDISHISTRVAGTLGYLSPEYAHSGRLTRKSDVYSFGVLLLEIVSGHPVVDYHLQHEEQYLVDKAWELHNAKNLVELVDSVLNGDFPEKEAVRFLKVGLLCVQETTRLRPTMSTAIKMLKNETDTENIEISRPGRIADLMDVKIQQKHSSHSSSSSSSASISTGSFAAR, encoded by the exons ATGAAACAGCTCGTTTCCTCTTTTTGGGATTGTTTTCATCCAGCTCCTCTTTTGGTAATGAATTGTAATGGAGAAGATgataaagaagaagaagagcaagtTGTTCGAAGTCAAACAATCCGAAGCCCAAATCTCCGTGTGTTTTCTTACAATGAACTCAAAGCTGCCACTCGGggattcaagaacaagattggGCAAGGTGGGTTCGGTTCAGTTTACAaggtaataataaatattaacaaTGATGTCGAATATTACTATCGTTTCCCAGTCTTGTACGTGGTGAATCCTCAAAGTCAACTGTGTGAAAATCTACAGGGGCGGCTTATAGGTGACAAGTTCGTGGCCGTTAAGGTTTTGTCAGTGGAAGTGGAATCAATGCGTGGGGAGAGGGAGTTTGTATCTGAGATAACTGCATTGTCTGATTTAAGACATGAGAATCTTGTTACTCTCAAAGGGTGTTGTGTAGATGGAGCTCAAAGGCTTCTGGTGTATGATTATATGGAAAATAACAGCCTCAACCATACATTTCTCG GGAGTGAGAAGAACAGGGTGAAATTTACATGGGAATTGAGAAAACGTGTTACCTTAGGTACTGCGGAAGGACTATGTTACCTGCACGAAGTAATTAATCCTCATATTGTGCATCGGGATATCAAGGGCAGTAATATACTTCTCGATCAGAATTTCACACCAAAACTCGCGGATTTCGGCTTGGCTCGGCTGTTTAGGGACGACATATCGCACATTAGTACCCGTGTTGCTGGCACATT AGGGTATCTATCACCAGAATATGCCCACAGTGGTCGTCTTACCCGAAAATCCGACGTTTATAGCTTTGGAGTACTGCTGCTGGAAATAGTCAGTGGCCATCCTGTTGTGGATTACCACCTGCAACATGAGGAGCAGTATCTAGTAGACAAG GCATGGGAACTGCATAATGCCAAGAACCTTGTAGAGTTGGTGGATTCGGTGTTAAACGGAGATTTCCCCGAAAAAGAAGCGGTTCGGTTTTTGAAAGTTGGGTTGCTTTGTGTGCAAGAGACTACCAGGCTCAGGCCTACCATGTCCACTGCTATCAAGATGTTGAAAAACGAGACTGATACTGAAAACATCGAGATATCACGGCCTGGGCGCATAGCTGATCTTATGGATGTTAAGATACAGCAGAAACATTCGTcacattcttcttcttcttcttcatcagcaTCCATCAGTACAGGGAGTTTTGCAGCACGATGA
- the LOC140971180 gene encoding putative serine/threonine-protein kinase isoform X2 produces MKQLVSSFWDCFHPAPLLVMNCNGEDDKEEEEQVVRSQTIRSPNLRVFSYNELKAATRGFKNKIGQGGFGSVYKGRLIGDKFVAVKVLSVEVESMRGEREFVSEITALSDLRHENLVTLKGCCVDGAQRLLVYDYMENNSLNHTFLGSEKNRVKFTWELRKRVTLGTAEGLCYLHEVINPHIVHRDIKGSNILLDQNFTPKLADFGLARLFRDDISHISTRVAGTLGYLSPEYAHSGRLTRKSDVYSFGVLLLEIVSGHPVVDYHLQHEEQYLVDKAWELHNAKNLVELVDSVLNGDFPEKEAVRFLKVGLLCVQETTRLRPTMSTAIKMLKNETDTENIEISRPGRIADLMDVKIQQKHSSHSSSSSSSASISTGSFAAR; encoded by the exons ATGAAACAGCTCGTTTCCTCTTTTTGGGATTGTTTTCATCCAGCTCCTCTTTTGGTAATGAATTGTAATGGAGAAGATgataaagaagaagaagagcaagtTGTTCGAAGTCAAACAATCCGAAGCCCAAATCTCCGTGTGTTTTCTTACAATGAACTCAAAGCTGCCACTCGGggattcaagaacaagattggGCAAGGTGGGTTCGGTTCAGTTTACAag GGGCGGCTTATAGGTGACAAGTTCGTGGCCGTTAAGGTTTTGTCAGTGGAAGTGGAATCAATGCGTGGGGAGAGGGAGTTTGTATCTGAGATAACTGCATTGTCTGATTTAAGACATGAGAATCTTGTTACTCTCAAAGGGTGTTGTGTAGATGGAGCTCAAAGGCTTCTGGTGTATGATTATATGGAAAATAACAGCCTCAACCATACATTTCTCG GGAGTGAGAAGAACAGGGTGAAATTTACATGGGAATTGAGAAAACGTGTTACCTTAGGTACTGCGGAAGGACTATGTTACCTGCACGAAGTAATTAATCCTCATATTGTGCATCGGGATATCAAGGGCAGTAATATACTTCTCGATCAGAATTTCACACCAAAACTCGCGGATTTCGGCTTGGCTCGGCTGTTTAGGGACGACATATCGCACATTAGTACCCGTGTTGCTGGCACATT AGGGTATCTATCACCAGAATATGCCCACAGTGGTCGTCTTACCCGAAAATCCGACGTTTATAGCTTTGGAGTACTGCTGCTGGAAATAGTCAGTGGCCATCCTGTTGTGGATTACCACCTGCAACATGAGGAGCAGTATCTAGTAGACAAG GCATGGGAACTGCATAATGCCAAGAACCTTGTAGAGTTGGTGGATTCGGTGTTAAACGGAGATTTCCCCGAAAAAGAAGCGGTTCGGTTTTTGAAAGTTGGGTTGCTTTGTGTGCAAGAGACTACCAGGCTCAGGCCTACCATGTCCACTGCTATCAAGATGTTGAAAAACGAGACTGATACTGAAAACATCGAGATATCACGGCCTGGGCGCATAGCTGATCTTATGGATGTTAAGATACAGCAGAAACATTCGTcacattcttcttcttcttcttcatcagcaTCCATCAGTACAGGGAGTTTTGCAGCACGATGA